In Pseudomonas sp. ADAK2, the genomic window CACCATGGTGCTTGATTCTACGACCGCTTCGCGGCCGAACGCAGCCTCGCAGGCTCGGCAGCTGCTACAGACCTTCATTTGGCGTTCAAGCTCCTACACTGGTTAATACGGTGCGCATCCGTCGCACCGGACGACCATAACAGTGGAGTCCGCCCCCATGATCGACAGTGAAAGTATCTGCGACTGCCCAAAATGTTCCTGCAAGCTGGGCCAACATCCCATCGCGCGCCACGGCAAGCACTATTGCTGCGAAGCCTGCGCCAAGCACCATGCAGGCGGTGAAGAATGTACCGGCAAGGGTTGCAAATGTGCCCACGGATGACCGTTCGCCGCAAAAAAAGTGGAGCCACTGGGGCTCCATTTTTTGTTTTAGACGTTCCTTGTCCTCCTTATGAAAATTAGCTCGCCGGTCGCCATTTGACGTTCTCGACGCCGAATTTCTCCGCCAGCGGTTTGCTGGTCTTTTGCACCTTTTCACGGCCGAATCGGGGTATTCGCCCGACCCCGGCGTCGCAACTTGCCCAATGCCAAGCCTCCGCGTTGTCCATCTTGTCCTGGCGGATAATGAAAGACTTGGGGACGCCATGAAGGGTGTATTCAATGACGAAGAGTTTTGCGTTGTTCATAAAGCCCGTATTCCTCCCTGTGGTAATAGAGGGATCGCGGGCGGCGCTGAAAATTCACTCGGATTGTCAGACGGCGGTGTCACTGGCGGCGCGCCAGACGCCTCGTTACCATGGCGACTTCCGCCAACGTCAATGAACGCTGCCCATGGCCCTCGCCGCACCGCCCGACCTGACTGACACCGATGTGCCCGTGCAACCGCTGGCGCGGACTTACCCGCGTGGCTTGTTTATCGAGCCTCATGAGCACGTCTGGGGCCAATTGTTGTATGCCATGAGCGGGGTGATGTGGGTCGAAACGCCGCACGAAGCCCTGGTGGTTCCGCCGCAACGGGCGGTGTGGTTGCCGCCCGGCGTGCCCCATGGGATTCGCGTGGTGTCGGACTTGCAGATGCGCAACATCTACTTGCGACCGGCGCTGGCGGCGACCCTGGATGACAGCGTGCAGGTGATCGAGGTCGGCGGGCTGCTGCGTGAATTGATCGTCGGCCTGGTGGAGCAGGGCGACGACGGTGCGCCGGAGTATTACGAGGCGCTGGTTGGCCTGGCCTTGCTGGAGCTCAAGCGGGCCAAACGCTCGATGCTGAAAATCCCGCTGCCGGACGATTCTGATCGACGTTTGTTGAACCTGTGCCAGGCGGTCATGGCCGCGCCGTCCCTGGACATCGCGTTTGAACAACACGCCGAAAACGCCGGGGCCAGCGTGCGCACCCTGGCGCGGTTGTTCAAGGATGGATTGGGCATGGGCTTCGCCGAGTGGCGACGCCAGGTGCAACTGGCGACGGCGGTGGCGGAGTTGATCCAGGGCGTGCCGGTCAGCGCGATCGCCCGGGAGCTGGGTTACTCGCCGAGCAGCTTCAGCGATATGTTCCGCCGGGAACTCGGTGTCGCGCCTTCGCAATTCAACGCGAATCGGTAAGGCGAACACTAACCCTGTAGGGAATTGTGGTGTTGGTGAGTGTTTGGCCGAAATTCAGAAGCCCTTGGCCGATTGGTTTTGTCGCCTTTCCCTAGACTCTGCGCATACCCCCTGTGCCACGGAGTCTGTCATGAACTACCTCATTTCGCTGGCCATCGGCCTCGGCGTCGGTCTGCTTTACGGCGCGCTGGATTTTCGTTCCCCGGCACCTCCAGCCATCGCGCTGGTGGGGTTGTTGGGCATGCTCGCCGGTGAGCAGTTGTGGCCCATGG contains:
- a CDS encoding DUF1427 family protein, whose product is MNYLISLAIGLGVGLLYGALDFRSPAPPAIALVGLLGMLAGEQLWPMGRQLIAGWFA
- a CDS encoding AraC family transcriptional regulator; translated protein: MALAAPPDLTDTDVPVQPLARTYPRGLFIEPHEHVWGQLLYAMSGVMWVETPHEALVVPPQRAVWLPPGVPHGIRVVSDLQMRNIYLRPALAATLDDSVQVIEVGGLLRELIVGLVEQGDDGAPEYYEALVGLALLELKRAKRSMLKIPLPDDSDRRLLNLCQAVMAAPSLDIAFEQHAENAGASVRTLARLFKDGLGMGFAEWRRQVQLATAVAELIQGVPVSAIARELGYSPSSFSDMFRRELGVAPSQFNANR
- a CDS encoding metallothionein, whose protein sequence is MIDSESICDCPKCSCKLGQHPIARHGKHYCCEACAKHHAGGEECTGKGCKCAHG
- a CDS encoding DUF6555 family protein — protein: MNNAKLFVIEYTLHGVPKSFIIRQDKMDNAEAWHWASCDAGVGRIPRFGREKVQKTSKPLAEKFGVENVKWRPAS